The Planctomycetota bacterium genome has a window encoding:
- a CDS encoding efflux RND transporter periplasmic adaptor subunit, translating into MTARILSGLLLACAAARGGAAAEPAALPATLTIGGILLPSHDINVASPVGGVIQRILVEEGQKVAKDQPLVELDADVQKVALAMSEHEAKSTAALQAAEANLRVKQADLERQKMLHSKGVASGADLEKAEFEMKYADSLLVVEKEKQQLRDLKVKLERTRLDEMTVRAPLAGVIMRRLLDVGESAEMQKPLMRLVVLDLLHAVVYVSPAVGARLQPGDTAHVAVEGHAGPPRPCKVVMVDPLVDAGSSTVRVKLELPNPDGTLIAGSRVTVTFQLDPSAAAPRQGTR; encoded by the coding sequence GTGACAGCCCGAATCCTCAGTGGCCTGCTCCTGGCCTGCGCCGCCGCGCGCGGCGGGGCCGCGGCCGAGCCCGCCGCCCTCCCCGCCACGCTGACCATCGGCGGCATCCTGCTCCCCTCGCACGACATCAACGTCGCCAGCCCCGTCGGCGGCGTGATCCAGCGCATCCTGGTCGAGGAGGGCCAGAAGGTGGCCAAGGACCAGCCCCTCGTCGAGCTCGACGCCGACGTGCAGAAGGTGGCCCTGGCCATGAGCGAGCACGAAGCCAAGTCCACCGCCGCCCTCCAGGCCGCCGAGGCCAACCTCCGGGTGAAGCAGGCCGACCTCGAGCGCCAGAAGATGCTGCACAGCAAGGGCGTAGCCTCAGGCGCCGACCTCGAGAAGGCCGAGTTCGAGATGAAGTACGCCGACAGCCTGCTCGTCGTCGAGAAGGAGAAGCAGCAACTGCGCGACCTCAAGGTGAAGCTCGAGCGCACCCGGCTCGACGAGATGACCGTGCGCGCGCCCCTGGCCGGCGTCATCATGCGCCGGCTGCTCGACGTGGGCGAGAGCGCCGAGATGCAGAAGCCGCTCATGCGGCTCGTCGTGCTCGACCTGCTGCACGCCGTCGTCTACGTCTCGCCCGCCGTCGGCGCGCGGCTCCAGCCGGGCGACACGGCGCACGTGGCCGTGGAGGGCCACGCGGGGCCCCCACGGCCCTGCAAGGTGGTGATGGTGGACCCGCTGGTGGACGCCGGCAGCAGCACGGTGCGGGTCAAGCTCGAGCTGCCCAACCCCGACGGCACCCTGATCGCCGGCTCCCGCGTGACGGTCACATTCCAACTGGACCCCTCGGCCGCGGCGCCCAGGCAGGGGACTCGCTGA
- a CDS encoding PqqD family peptide modification chaperone, which yields MESARYDLEFREGQPVLGGLRPVFSPHAEVTVQRYRGQVWFVAQDPVSLQYFRFAPTEHRVVKLLDGRHTLREIHQELQREMGAEAPTFQDVVAFVQMLRSANLLQAAESAKLEALYKQVKKRRSQRTKQLLSNFLFPQIPLYDPEQFLTRTVRYVRWLFSRTFFFVWLAVVLAGLGLFFYHLRDLAQPAERVLAPDNLLLLWVTFAVLKVLHEFAHAYLAKHFGAEVHRMGVMFLIFTPCAYVDVTGLWGVESKVQRALVAAVGMMAEVFIATLALGVWLLTAPGTVHSIAYNTIFIASVSSVLFNGNPLLRFDAYYILSDVAELPNLWTNSRRYLLYLGKRYLLGLEQEPPTHDPREKVWLAVYGIASFCYRIVIVVGIILFIASVLFGLGLVLAAGAIIVWGIVPLGKLVHYLLFAKETRAHRARCAAVLACVTAAVVLPLATLALPQHLYSPCALAEQERAVVRARWRGFVEEVCVRDGELVRRGQLLAVCRNEELRFGVVRAEKQLEIARVRLASFENENHLAAAQVERTRIRELEETLAVLRQRVDDLRLTAPCDGRLIAPDIANAPGRFLNVGDPLALIAQEPFTRVVVVMDQAGIADVQRLHEPRVAVRFQSNPERELDCRIVKVLPQATHEVPSSGLTNKGGGPVLLDPSATQGDRTLLPWFRVELELPADAAPVPLGTTGLARFQIARTPLLHQWYYKVLRLLRTRFFL from the coding sequence ATGGAGAGCGCCCGCTACGATCTCGAGTTCCGCGAGGGGCAGCCGGTGCTCGGCGGCCTGCGCCCCGTCTTCTCCCCCCATGCCGAGGTCACCGTCCAGCGCTACCGCGGCCAGGTGTGGTTCGTGGCGCAGGACCCCGTGTCGCTCCAGTACTTCCGCTTCGCGCCGACCGAGCACCGGGTGGTGAAGCTCCTGGACGGCCGGCACACGCTGCGGGAGATTCACCAGGAGCTCCAGCGCGAGATGGGGGCCGAGGCGCCCACGTTCCAGGACGTGGTGGCCTTCGTGCAGATGCTGCGCTCGGCCAACCTGCTCCAGGCCGCCGAGAGCGCGAAGCTCGAGGCCCTCTACAAGCAGGTGAAGAAGCGCCGCTCGCAGCGCACGAAGCAGCTCCTCTCGAACTTCCTCTTCCCGCAGATTCCCCTCTACGACCCCGAGCAGTTCCTCACCCGCACGGTGCGCTATGTGCGCTGGCTCTTCAGCCGCACGTTCTTCTTCGTGTGGCTGGCCGTGGTGCTGGCGGGGCTGGGCCTCTTCTTCTACCACCTCCGCGACCTGGCGCAGCCGGCCGAGCGCGTGCTGGCGCCCGACAACCTGCTGCTCCTCTGGGTCACCTTCGCCGTGCTGAAGGTCCTCCACGAGTTCGCCCACGCCTACCTGGCCAAGCACTTCGGCGCCGAGGTGCATCGGATGGGCGTGATGTTCCTCATCTTCACCCCGTGCGCGTACGTGGACGTGACGGGGCTCTGGGGCGTCGAGAGCAAGGTGCAGCGCGCGCTCGTGGCCGCCGTGGGCATGATGGCCGAGGTCTTCATCGCCACCCTCGCCCTCGGGGTCTGGCTGCTCACGGCCCCGGGCACCGTGCACAGCATCGCCTACAACACGATCTTCATCGCCTCCGTCTCCTCGGTGCTCTTCAACGGCAACCCGCTGCTGCGCTTCGACGCCTACTACATCCTGTCCGACGTGGCCGAGCTGCCCAACCTCTGGACCAACTCGCGGCGATACCTGCTCTACCTGGGCAAGCGCTACCTGCTGGGCCTCGAGCAGGAGCCGCCCACCCACGACCCCCGCGAGAAGGTGTGGCTGGCGGTCTACGGCATCGCCTCGTTCTGCTACCGCATCGTGATCGTGGTGGGCATCATCCTGTTCATCGCCTCGGTGCTCTTCGGGCTGGGCCTGGTGCTCGCGGCGGGAGCCATCATCGTGTGGGGCATCGTACCCCTGGGCAAGCTGGTCCACTACCTCCTCTTCGCGAAGGAGACGCGGGCGCACAGGGCGCGCTGCGCGGCCGTCCTCGCCTGCGTGACGGCCGCCGTGGTGCTGCCGCTGGCCACGCTGGCCCTGCCGCAACACCTCTACTCGCCCTGCGCGCTGGCCGAGCAGGAGCGCGCCGTGGTGCGCGCCCGCTGGAGAGGCTTCGTCGAGGAGGTCTGCGTCCGCGACGGCGAACTGGTCCGGCGCGGGCAGCTCCTCGCCGTCTGCCGCAACGAGGAGCTGCGGTTCGGCGTCGTGCGCGCCGAGAAGCAGCTCGAGATCGCCCGCGTGCGCCTGGCCAGCTTCGAGAACGAGAACCACCTGGCCGCCGCCCAGGTGGAGCGCACCCGCATCCGCGAACTGGAGGAGACCCTGGCCGTGCTGCGCCAGCGCGTGGACGACCTGCGCCTCACGGCCCCCTGCGACGGCCGCCTGATCGCGCCCGACATCGCCAACGCCCCCGGCCGCTTCCTCAACGTGGGCGACCCGCTGGCCCTGATCGCCCAGGAGCCCTTCACCAGGGTGGTGGTGGTGATGGACCAGGCCGGCATCGCCGACGTGCAGCGCCTGCACGAGCCGCGCGTCGCCGTGCGATTCCAGAGCAACCCCGAGCGCGAGCTCGACTGCCGCATCGTCAAGGTGCTGCCCCAGGCCACCCACGAGGTGCCCAGCAGCGGGCTCACGAACAAGGGCGGCGGGCCGGTGCTGCTCGACCCCAGCGCCACCCAGGGCGACCGCACGCTGCTGCCGTGGTTCCGGGTCGAACTCGAGCTGCCGGCCGACGCCGCGCCGGTGCCCCTGGGCACCACAGGGCTCGCGCGTTTCCAGATCGCCCGCACCCCCCTCCTCCATCAGTGGTACTACAAGGTCCTTCGCCTCCTACGCACCCGGTTCTTCCTCTAG
- a CDS encoding TolC family protein: MPGKPPILVLALALALGSAWGGETPPRPRREISVEDVLRLALERNLRLAAEKLNPERADQTVVEEQAVFDPTAYGDLRASGLKQQRKEQGDLTWQRKASATAGVVKLFELGTTLDAHVGGSRDNNNLPNALVNPAHDETAGVSLKQPLLRGFGVRVNTARIAASRNERRIALAQLHVAALQTVGDAKLAFWELVFARRDREIVGRALERADKLLEIVRVRVQAADLGWDDPGLGQATANVAVRHEQVVSADDRIRRVEDFLKVITELAAEPSGWNLELVPTTEPQAGAPEVDVERAVETALAQRPDYKAAQVAIDTRDIALDVARNGLLPKLDLEASLGYMGLGSSWSRASESFDNFNHYQWTAGIVLEYPLGNRAARARYQRATLDRQQAAIQLRALERQIQLEVRNAARTVATSAERLRAAEASVKAEETRVRAEELLFREGGREEGRRRNAQDVVFAQDALADAERRRLRALIDLNAALVELERVKGTLLDSSHVLFVGE; this comes from the coding sequence TTGCCTGGGAAGCCTCCCATTCTCGTGCTGGCGCTCGCGCTGGCTCTCGGCTCCGCCTGGGGAGGAGAGACCCCGCCGCGGCCGCGGCGCGAGATCAGCGTCGAAGACGTGTTGCGCCTGGCGCTCGAGCGGAACCTGCGCCTGGCCGCCGAGAAGCTCAACCCCGAGCGCGCCGACCAGACGGTGGTCGAGGAGCAGGCCGTCTTCGACCCCACCGCCTACGGGGACCTGCGGGCCAGCGGCCTCAAGCAGCAGCGCAAAGAGCAGGGCGACCTGACCTGGCAACGCAAGGCCTCGGCCACGGCCGGCGTCGTGAAGCTCTTCGAGCTCGGCACCACGCTCGATGCGCACGTGGGCGGTTCGCGTGACAACAACAACTTGCCCAACGCGCTGGTGAACCCGGCCCACGACGAGACGGCGGGCGTGAGCCTCAAGCAGCCGCTGCTCCGCGGCTTCGGCGTGCGCGTGAACACGGCGAGAATCGCCGCCTCACGCAACGAGCGCCGCATCGCCCTGGCGCAGCTCCACGTGGCGGCCCTCCAGACCGTAGGCGACGCAAAACTGGCCTTCTGGGAGCTGGTCTTCGCCCGGCGCGACCGGGAGATCGTCGGGCGCGCCCTGGAGCGGGCCGACAAGCTCCTCGAGATCGTGCGCGTGCGGGTGCAGGCCGCGGACCTGGGCTGGGACGACCCGGGCCTCGGCCAGGCCACCGCCAACGTGGCCGTGCGGCACGAGCAGGTGGTGAGCGCCGACGACCGGATCCGCCGGGTGGAGGACTTCCTCAAGGTGATCACCGAGCTGGCCGCCGAGCCGTCGGGGTGGAATCTCGAACTGGTGCCCACCACGGAGCCGCAAGCAGGCGCGCCCGAGGTGGATGTGGAGCGCGCCGTGGAGACGGCGCTCGCCCAGCGCCCCGACTACAAGGCGGCCCAGGTGGCCATAGACACGCGCGACATCGCGCTCGACGTGGCGCGCAACGGCCTGCTGCCCAAGCTGGACCTCGAGGCCTCGCTCGGCTACATGGGCCTCGGCTCGTCCTGGAGCCGGGCCAGCGAGTCCTTCGACAACTTCAACCACTACCAGTGGACCGCCGGGATCGTGCTGGAGTACCCCCTGGGCAACCGGGCCGCGCGGGCGCGCTACCAGCGCGCCACCCTCGACCGCCAGCAGGCCGCCATCCAGCTTCGCGCGCTCGAGCGGCAGATCCAGCTCGAGGTGCGCAACGCCGCGCGCACCGTGGCCACCAGCGCCGAACGGCTCCGCGCCGCCGAGGCTTCGGTGAAGGCCGAAGAGACGCGCGTGCGCGCCGAGGAGCTGCTCTTCCGCGAAGGCGGGCGGGAGGAGGGCCGGCGGCGCAACGCCCAGGACGTGGTCTTCGCGCAGGACGCCCTGGCCGACGCCGAGCGCCGCCGGCTGCGGGCGCTCATTGACCTCAACGCGGCCCTGGTGGAACTCGAGCGCGTCAAGGGCACGCTGCTCGACAGCAGCCACGTGCTGTTCGTGGGCGAGTGA
- a CDS encoding efflux RND transporter periplasmic adaptor subunit, with translation MDPHEAAAEERGAGRRAGGQPEAGPGDLVASPPEGAADAQAAEVFFKGLLHAQIERSEAVHGAAWLPATAPGEAARLLCEEPARVGERAAESWRLPLGRQAALVFLEGARRIDRVSEPADRMLQGWTYWSVGLPVPVGQVVAAVVTLVVVGGERQVHEYARVAAESVASQGLLFGTQEAARVLQQRYDELCRAWNLVAATNIGYPDPEHIALALVNKGKEFLGASRVSLGWVRRGKVRLAAISEQDYIDRRTNLSRALTAAMKEAVEAERAILFPPAAEEAPPGEASSDVYPAHAALADLTDDYQIATYPLRAGEETVAAVVFERRERQPLTGPERRVQSIACEQLGPALGLAKQNARGVFARCRDGGVALAEALLGKGRVTAKIVAIALLLLVALGVFGRWTMHISGTASLVPATRRVYAAPFDHAILRETPVLPGQLVSEGTLLFRFEDQELQLSLREARSRLAAAQAKAQVSLAEQKMADYKVAQAESEELIAQIALLEQRIRQARVEASFDGVVLSGDLRQQIGSPFQMGQTLLEVAPLKELLLLVQVDQGDIAHVQVGQEGTFVTRARPDKTLSFTVEKIRPMAEVHDQANVFIVEARIPNPEGWLRPGMEAAANIRAGEHNITYVWTRKLVNWVRLKLLF, from the coding sequence ATGGACCCACACGAGGCAGCCGCAGAGGAGCGCGGCGCCGGCCGCCGTGCCGGGGGCCAGCCCGAGGCGGGCCCGGGCGACCTCGTGGCCTCTCCTCCCGAGGGGGCCGCGGACGCGCAGGCCGCGGAGGTGTTCTTCAAGGGCCTGCTGCACGCGCAGATCGAGCGCTCGGAGGCCGTGCACGGCGCCGCCTGGCTGCCGGCCACCGCGCCCGGCGAGGCGGCCCGGCTGCTCTGCGAGGAGCCGGCCCGCGTGGGCGAGCGGGCCGCCGAATCGTGGCGCCTGCCCCTCGGGCGCCAGGCCGCACTGGTCTTCCTCGAGGGCGCCCGCCGCATTGACCGCGTGTCCGAGCCCGCCGACCGCATGCTCCAGGGCTGGACCTACTGGAGCGTGGGCCTCCCCGTTCCCGTGGGCCAGGTGGTCGCCGCCGTGGTGACGCTGGTGGTCGTGGGCGGCGAACGGCAGGTGCACGAGTACGCCCGCGTGGCCGCCGAGTCGGTCGCCTCGCAGGGCCTGCTCTTCGGCACCCAGGAGGCGGCGCGCGTCCTCCAGCAGCGCTACGACGAGCTGTGCCGCGCCTGGAACCTGGTGGCCGCCACCAACATCGGCTACCCGGACCCCGAGCACATCGCCCTGGCCCTGGTGAACAAGGGCAAGGAGTTCCTGGGCGCCTCGCGCGTGAGCCTGGGCTGGGTGCGGCGCGGCAAGGTGCGCCTCGCCGCCATTTCGGAGCAGGACTACATAGACCGCCGCACCAACCTGTCGCGCGCCCTGACGGCGGCGATGAAGGAGGCGGTCGAGGCCGAGCGCGCCATCCTGTTCCCGCCCGCCGCGGAGGAGGCGCCGCCCGGGGAGGCCTCATCGGACGTCTACCCCGCGCACGCGGCGCTGGCCGACCTGACCGACGACTACCAGATCGCCACCTACCCCCTGCGCGCGGGGGAGGAGACCGTGGCGGCGGTGGTCTTCGAGCGCCGCGAGCGCCAGCCGCTGACCGGCCCCGAGCGCCGCGTGCAGAGCATCGCCTGCGAGCAGCTCGGCCCCGCGCTGGGCCTGGCCAAGCAGAACGCGCGCGGCGTGTTCGCCCGCTGCCGCGACGGGGGCGTGGCGCTGGCCGAGGCCCTGCTCGGCAAGGGCCGCGTCACGGCCAAGATCGTGGCCATCGCGCTCCTGCTGCTCGTGGCTCTGGGCGTGTTCGGGCGCTGGACGATGCACATCAGCGGCACGGCCAGCCTGGTGCCCGCCACGCGCCGCGTGTACGCGGCGCCCTTCGACCACGCCATCCTGCGCGAGACGCCCGTCCTCCCCGGCCAGCTCGTCAGCGAGGGCACGCTGCTCTTCCGCTTCGAGGACCAGGAACTCCAGCTCTCGCTGCGCGAGGCCCGCTCGCGGCTGGCCGCCGCCCAGGCCAAGGCGCAGGTGAGCCTGGCCGAGCAGAAGATGGCCGACTACAAGGTCGCGCAGGCCGAGAGCGAGGAGCTGATCGCCCAGATCGCCCTGCTCGAGCAGCGCATCCGCCAGGCCCGGGTCGAGGCCAGCTTCGACGGCGTGGTGCTCAGCGGCGACCTGCGCCAGCAGATCGGCAGCCCCTTCCAGATGGGGCAGACCCTGCTCGAGGTCGCCCCCCTCAAGGAGCTGCTGCTCCTCGTGCAGGTGGACCAGGGCGATATCGCGCACGTGCAGGTCGGGCAGGAGGGCACGTTCGTCACCCGCGCGCGGCCCGACAAGACCCTCTCCTTCACCGTCGAGAAGATCCGCCCGATGGCCGAAGTGCACGACCAGGCGAACGTCTTCATCGTCGAGGCCCGCATCCCCAACCCCGAGGGCTGGCTGCGCCCGGGCATGGAGGCGGCCGCCAACATCCGGGCCGGCGAGCACAACATCACCTACGTGTGGACCCGCAAGCTGGTCAACTGGGTGCGCCTGAAGCTCCTCTTCTGA
- a CDS encoding preprotein translocase subunit SecA, translating into MMGTDADERAGARARVPRRYRRVVRRVAEHEARLRALSPDELRGLARAWRARFRTGASLEALLPEVFAAVRECARRTIGLRHFDVQIVGGWLLHRGRVVEMQTGEGKTLVATLPAALNAIPGKGVHVVTVNDYLASRDRDWMAPVYEGLGFTVGCIQTGLSQEQRRAAYACDITYGTNKEFGFDFLRDQVRRRAVARGLGDVLRRWDIEHGDLARTLGYAQRGHAYAIVDEVDSVLIDEARVPLILSDAAGQPSPFAAAYRWADEVARRMRPLEDFTFALKEQKVELTQTGRQRVRDLVGLLGAAPPADRPVHVLIEQAIRAHRLFTRDREYLLQDDKVVIVDEFTGRVLPDRNWQLGLHQAIQAKEGLPITDETHTLATVTYQRYFRLYRKLAGMTGTAIDARREFRRVYGLRVARVPTNRPLRRIVMPDVVFRSRHERLRGVLARIQELHARGRPVLVGTRSVDKSEELSRALERLGIAHSVLNAKKHAEEAAIVAQAGQRGQVTICTNMAGRGTDIVLGPGVAELGGLHVLGTERHDASRIDRQLGGRAGRQGDPGSYQFMVALDDDLVRRRYRRLTLWLRRLTRRRRGRGSRSFVLRWLFSFAQARVEHDHLMARVALMDRDKWLDDVHDLFGVSPHA; encoded by the coding sequence ATGATGGGGACGGATGCCGACGAGCGCGCGGGCGCGCGGGCGCGCGTGCCTCGGCGCTACCGCCGAGTGGTGCGGCGCGTGGCCGAGCACGAGGCGCGCCTGCGCGCGCTGAGCCCGGACGAGCTGCGCGGCCTGGCGCGCGCCTGGCGGGCCAGGTTCCGCACCGGGGCCTCGCTCGAGGCGCTGCTGCCCGAGGTCTTCGCCGCCGTGCGCGAGTGCGCCCGCCGCACCATCGGCCTGCGGCACTTCGACGTGCAGATCGTCGGCGGCTGGCTGCTCCACCGCGGCCGTGTGGTGGAGATGCAGACCGGCGAGGGCAAGACCCTGGTGGCCACGCTCCCCGCCGCGCTCAACGCCATCCCAGGCAAAGGCGTGCACGTGGTGACGGTGAACGACTACCTGGCCAGCCGCGACCGCGACTGGATGGCCCCCGTCTACGAGGGCCTGGGCTTCACCGTCGGCTGCATCCAGACCGGCCTGTCGCAGGAGCAACGCCGCGCCGCCTACGCCTGCGACATCACCTATGGCACCAACAAGGAGTTCGGCTTCGACTTCCTGCGCGACCAGGTGCGCCGCCGCGCCGTGGCGCGTGGCCTGGGCGACGTGTTGCGGCGGTGGGACATCGAGCACGGCGACCTGGCCCGCACCCTGGGCTACGCCCAGCGCGGCCACGCCTATGCCATCGTGGACGAGGTGGACAGCGTGCTGATCGACGAGGCCCGGGTGCCGCTGATCCTGTCGGACGCGGCGGGCCAGCCCAGCCCCTTCGCCGCCGCCTATCGTTGGGCCGACGAGGTGGCGCGCCGGATGCGCCCGCTCGAGGACTTCACCTTCGCCCTCAAGGAGCAGAAGGTGGAGCTGACTCAGACGGGCCGCCAGCGGGTGCGCGACCTCGTCGGCCTCCTCGGCGCCGCGCCGCCGGCCGACCGCCCCGTCCACGTGCTCATCGAGCAGGCCATCCGCGCCCACCGCCTCTTCACGCGCGACCGCGAGTACCTGCTCCAGGACGACAAGGTGGTGATCGTGGACGAGTTCACCGGGCGCGTGCTGCCCGACCGCAACTGGCAGCTCGGCCTCCACCAGGCCATCCAGGCCAAGGAGGGGCTGCCCATCACCGACGAGACGCACACCCTCGCCACCGTGACCTACCAGCGCTACTTCCGCCTCTACAGGAAGCTGGCCGGCATGACCGGCACCGCCATAGACGCCCGCCGCGAGTTCCGCCGCGTCTACGGCCTGCGCGTGGCCCGCGTGCCCACGAACCGCCCGCTCCGCCGCATCGTGATGCCCGACGTCGTGTTCCGCTCGCGCCACGAGCGCCTGCGCGGCGTCCTCGCGCGCATCCAGGAGCTCCACGCCCGGGGCCGCCCCGTGCTCGTGGGCACGCGCAGCGTGGACAAGAGCGAGGAGCTCAGCCGCGCCCTCGAGCGGCTGGGCATCGCGCACTCCGTGCTCAACGCCAAGAAGCACGCCGAGGAGGCCGCCATCGTGGCCCAGGCCGGCCAGCGCGGCCAGGTGACGATCTGCACGAACATGGCCGGCCGCGGCACCGACATCGTGCTGGGCCCCGGCGTGGCCGAGCTGGGCGGCCTGCACGTGCTGGGCACCGAGCGCCACGACGCCAGCCGCATTGACCGCCAGCTCGGCGGGCGCGCCGGCCGCCAGGGCGACCCCGGCTCGTACCAGTTCATGGTTGCCCTCGACGACGACCTCGTGCGCCGCCGCTACCGACGGCTGACGCTCTGGCTGCGGCGGCTCACGCGGCGCCGCCGCGGGCGCGGCTCCCGCTCGTTCGTCCTCCGCTGGCTGTTCTCGTTCGCGCAGGCGCGCGTCGAGCACGACCACCTGATGGCCCGCGTGGCGCTCATGGACCGCGACAAGTGGCTCGACGACGTGCACGACCTGTTCGGCGTGAGCCCGCACGCCTGA